Proteins found in one Geomonas subterranea genomic segment:
- a CDS encoding DNA polymerase III subunit alpha: protein MFVHLHVHSSLSPNWGVHSPEALCAEAARLGFDTLALTDRNGLYGVPRFLDAAREAGISPIIGTEAVTEQNRAVLLAADQEGYANISRLLSDLHCDNSFDLCQALSRYRHGVIVVSDDRRLLSALKRVSEDGLFVELSPGHDMHSALALSRELRLPAVATARAVLRAARCAPGSHAADTLTPTLSQGEREDGDESHHVVQGTGVKGTGTWRSQSPLRGDIGDFHLHRVLRAIHLNTKLSRLTPDLTASESDVLFSPNQMAEFFPHCPEALQNSLRIATMCRRDWDLSTTIFPAFRGLGNDDAFETLNQRAREGALWRYGSIAPDVEARLAKELAIIRDKGFAHYFLVVEEITRQSQRTCGRGSAAASLVAYCLGITHVDPIRHNLFFERFLNEGRSDPPDIDVDFPWDERDAILDFAFARYGARRAAMVANQVGFKGRSALREVAKVYGLPDFEIKEMTERISGFWRAEQSAAAMSGHPLFQGETLSRDWQEIVATARHLNGQLRHLSLHCGGLVIVPDEIRRYVPVEISHKGLPLIQWEKDQAEDAGLVKIDILGNRSLAVIRDAMAAVKEQTGIEIDYASWRPLDDGRTQSLMRRGLTIGCFYLESPSVRLLLRKIWSSTAPPETFAIDLFEVLVQASSIIRPAANSFIQEYVARMQGKKWSHLHPLLEPVLGETLGIAIYQEQITQIAMELAGFSASEGDLLRKVITKKHREKRLADFRAKFIAGGKERGVTEPVLDAIWEQILSFAGYSFCKPHSASYALLSAKAAYMKANHPAQFIAAVISNQGGYYSPFAYLSEGRRLGLTILPPDINESDYHYTGFEKTLRIGLMQIDGLTREGAQRLLKERREGAFTSFQDFLRRASVQRADAERLVKAGCFDAVEGEQRRPALLWELLHFQQQATALLFEQKTELPTPPPYDAETVLRQEVEALGFLASRHPLTLYKAQWQRHRPIKASELIKHSGKWVTMVGWWITTKTVEDKHGRPMEFVSFEDVTAIFDATFFPDIYARFCRKLSQRRPYLIKGVVEEEFGVATIRVKWVGFLDG from the coding sequence ATGTTCGTCCATCTCCACGTACATTCATCCCTCTCTCCCAACTGGGGCGTCCACTCGCCGGAGGCGCTGTGCGCGGAGGCGGCGCGCCTTGGCTTCGATACGCTCGCTCTCACGGACCGCAACGGGCTTTACGGGGTGCCACGCTTTCTCGACGCGGCGCGCGAGGCGGGCATCTCCCCCATCATCGGCACGGAGGCGGTGACGGAACAAAATCGCGCGGTGCTGCTCGCGGCTGACCAGGAGGGGTACGCCAACATCTCGCGCCTCCTCTCGGACCTCCACTGCGACAACTCTTTCGACCTCTGCCAAGCGCTCTCCCGCTACCGGCACGGCGTAATCGTCGTGAGCGACGACCGGCGCCTGCTATCTGCGTTGAAGCGGGTATCGGAGGATGGGCTTTTCGTGGAACTGTCGCCTGGACACGACATGCACAGCGCACTGGCGCTGTCGCGGGAACTGCGGCTGCCGGCGGTGGCGACGGCGAGGGCTGTCCTTCGCGCTGCGCGCTGCGCACCAGGGTCCCATGCGGCCGACACCCTCACCCCGACCCTCTCCCAGGGGGAGAGGGAGGATGGGGACGAGTCCCATCACGTGGTTCAGGGAACAGGGGTAAAGGGGACAGGCACCTGGCGGAGCCAGTCCCCTTTACGGGGGGATATCGGCGACTTCCACTTGCACCGGGTGCTGCGGGCCATTCACCTCAACACGAAACTGTCCCGACTGACGCCGGACCTGACGGCATCGGAGTCGGATGTGCTCTTCTCTCCGAACCAGATGGCGGAGTTCTTCCCGCACTGCCCGGAGGCGCTCCAGAACTCGCTGCGCATCGCTACCATGTGCCGCCGGGATTGGGACCTCTCCACCACCATCTTCCCCGCCTTCCGCGGGCTGGGCAACGACGACGCCTTCGAGACGCTCAACCAGCGCGCGCGGGAGGGGGCCCTCTGGCGCTACGGGTCCATCGCGCCCGACGTGGAGGCGCGCCTCGCCAAGGAACTCGCCATCATCCGCGACAAGGGGTTCGCCCACTACTTCCTGGTGGTGGAGGAGATCACCCGGCAGTCCCAGCGCACCTGCGGCAGGGGGAGCGCGGCGGCGTCGCTGGTCGCCTACTGCCTCGGCATCACCCACGTCGATCCCATCCGCCACAACCTCTTCTTCGAACGATTCCTGAACGAGGGACGCAGCGACCCTCCCGACATCGACGTGGACTTTCCCTGGGATGAACGCGACGCCATCCTCGACTTCGCCTTCGCCCGCTACGGCGCGAGACGCGCGGCGATGGTGGCGAACCAGGTGGGGTTCAAGGGGAGGTCGGCCCTGCGCGAGGTGGCCAAGGTCTACGGGCTGCCCGACTTCGAGATCAAGGAGATGACGGAACGCATCTCCGGTTTCTGGCGCGCGGAACAAAGCGCGGCCGCGATGTCCGGGCACCCGCTGTTCCAGGGGGAGACGCTCTCGCGTGACTGGCAGGAGATCGTCGCCACGGCGCGCCACCTGAACGGTCAGTTGCGCCACCTCTCGCTGCACTGCGGGGGGCTCGTCATCGTCCCCGACGAGATCCGCAGGTACGTTCCGGTGGAGATTTCGCACAAGGGGCTCCCCCTGATCCAGTGGGAGAAGGACCAGGCCGAGGACGCAGGGCTGGTGAAGATCGACATCCTCGGGAACCGATCGCTCGCGGTGATCCGGGACGCAATGGCCGCGGTGAAGGAACAGACAGGGATCGAAATCGACTACGCGAGCTGGCGCCCCCTGGATGACGGCCGGACCCAGAGCCTGATGCGCCGGGGACTCACCATCGGCTGCTTTTACCTTGAATCCCCCTCGGTGCGCCTGCTGCTAAGAAAGATCTGGAGTTCGACGGCGCCGCCGGAGACCTTCGCCATCGACCTCTTCGAGGTGCTGGTGCAGGCGTCCTCGATCATCCGTCCCGCCGCCAACAGTTTCATCCAGGAGTACGTGGCCAGGATGCAGGGTAAGAAATGGTCGCACCTGCACCCGCTGCTGGAACCGGTCCTCGGGGAGACGCTTGGCATCGCCATCTACCAGGAACAGATCACGCAGATCGCCATGGAACTGGCCGGTTTCTCTGCCAGCGAAGGGGACCTGCTCAGGAAGGTGATCACCAAGAAGCACCGGGAGAAGAGACTTGCCGATTTCCGGGCCAAGTTCATCGCGGGAGGAAAGGAGCGGGGCGTCACGGAACCGGTGCTGGACGCGATCTGGGAGCAGATCCTCTCCTTCGCCGGATATTCCTTCTGCAAGCCGCACTCGGCGAGCTACGCCCTGTTGAGTGCCAAGGCGGCCTACATGAAGGCGAACCACCCCGCGCAGTTCATCGCGGCGGTCATCTCCAACCAGGGGGGGTATTACTCGCCATTCGCCTACCTATCGGAGGGGCGCAGGCTGGGGCTCACCATACTGCCGCCGGACATCAACGAGAGCGACTACCACTACACGGGCTTCGAGAAAACGCTGCGGATCGGGTTGATGCAGATCGACGGGCTGACCCGGGAGGGGGCGCAGCGGCTCCTCAAGGAGCGCCGGGAGGGGGCCTTCACGTCGTTCCAGGATTTCCTGCGCCGGGCCAGCGTACAGCGGGCGGACGCGGAGCGGCTGGTGAAGGCGGGATGCTTCGACGCAGTGGAGGGGGAACAAAGGCGACCAGCGCTCTTGTGGGAACTGCTCCATTTCCAGCAGCAGGCGACGGCGCTCCTTTTCGAACAGAAAACCGAGCTCCCCACGCCACCCCCCTACGACGCGGAGACGGTCTTGAGGCAGGAAGTGGAGGCGCTCGGCTTCCTGGCCTCGCGGCACCCGCTCACCTTGTACAAGGCACAGTGGCAGAGGCACAGGCCCATCAAGGCGTCGGAGCTGATCAAACATTCGGGGAAGTGGGTGACCATGGTGGGATGGTGGATCACGACCAAGACGGTGGAAGACAAGCACGGCCGCCCCATGGAGTTCGTGTCGTTCGAGGACGTGACGGCGATCTTCGACGCCACGTTTTTCCCGGACATCTATGCCCGCTTTTGCCGCAAGCTGTCGCAGCGCCGTCCCTACCTCATAAAAGGGGTGGTCGAGGAGGAGTTCGGCGTGGCCACCATCAGGGTGAAATGGGTCGGTTTCCTGGACGGTTGA
- a CDS encoding TetR/AcrR family transcriptional regulator, which translates to MKRIHNKDDIVQVGLDLVLSKGFSATGVETILKQAKIPKGSFYNFFSSKEEFGLAIIDKFVEDRMEVLYPILADDSLPPLERVKKSFETIIAIFESNDCSKGCLLGNLGLEMSDHFENVRQRLEQSLQNWTKGLSELLLQAQDAHTIPAEINVEMLAENLISSFQGALLRSKVKKSAQPLKDFIHLYFNVFLSQREG; encoded by the coding sequence ATGAAACGAATTCACAATAAAGATGACATCGTCCAGGTCGGGCTCGACCTCGTGCTAAGCAAGGGGTTTAGTGCTACCGGTGTTGAGACGATTCTGAAGCAGGCGAAGATCCCAAAGGGTTCTTTTTACAACTTCTTCTCCAGCAAAGAAGAATTCGGCCTTGCCATTATCGATAAATTTGTCGAGGACAGGATGGAAGTCCTCTATCCCATTTTGGCCGACGACTCTTTACCACCGCTGGAACGTGTCAAAAAGAGCTTCGAAACCATCATCGCCATATTTGAGAGTAATGATTGCTCCAAGGGGTGCTTGCTTGGCAACCTGGGCCTGGAGATGTCCGACCATTTCGAGAACGTTCGGCAACGCCTTGAGCAATCTCTGCAAAACTGGACAAAGGGGTTGTCAGAATTACTCCTGCAAGCCCAGGATGCGCATACCATTCCCGCAGAAATAAACGTTGAAATGCTGGCGGAAAACCTGATTTCGTCATTCCAGGGAGCACTGCTTCGCTCAAAGGTGAAAAAGTCCGCACAGCCATTAAAAGATTTCATCCACTTATATTTCAATGTCTTTCTCTCTCAGCGAGAAGGATAA
- the ftsZ gene encoding cell division protein FtsZ — protein sequence MFHFDESIDQSAKIKVIGVGGSGGNAVNTMMAVGITGVDFIVANTDAQALRMSKAPVKIQIGTQLTKGLGAGANPNVGRDAALEDKDKVTEALKGADMIFVAAGMGGGTGTGAAPIIAEIAREQGALTVGVVTKPFTREGRQRLAKGEDGIKELKKHVDSLIVIPNDRLLGLAGKSMSILDAFKPSDDVLRQAVQGISDLITQSGLINVDFADVKSIMSERGMAMMGIGLGNGENRAVDAALKAISSPLLEDIDISGAKGVLVNISGSSSMTMDEFDAASKVIHEKVHEDANIIVGLVIDENLGETIKVTAIATGFGDRFDLDKGRHEIKNVSTLVKPQPEVNREIPTYIRAKQEREATRQQRSFLMDDEDQYDIPTFLRKSVD from the coding sequence ATGTTTCATTTCGATGAAAGCATCGACCAGAGTGCGAAGATAAAGGTGATAGGCGTTGGTGGTTCCGGCGGGAACGCAGTCAACACCATGATGGCTGTGGGTATCACCGGGGTCGATTTCATCGTTGCCAATACCGATGCGCAGGCGCTCAGGATGTCCAAGGCGCCGGTCAAGATACAGATCGGAACCCAGCTCACCAAGGGGCTTGGCGCGGGGGCGAACCCCAACGTCGGCCGCGACGCCGCTCTCGAGGACAAGGACAAGGTCACCGAGGCGCTCAAGGGTGCCGACATGATCTTCGTCGCAGCCGGCATGGGCGGCGGCACCGGCACCGGCGCGGCGCCGATCATCGCGGAGATCGCCCGCGAGCAGGGCGCCCTCACCGTGGGGGTGGTGACCAAGCCGTTCACCCGCGAAGGTCGTCAGCGTCTCGCCAAGGGCGAGGACGGGATCAAGGAACTCAAGAAGCACGTCGATTCCCTGATCGTGATCCCCAACGACAGGCTCCTGGGCCTGGCCGGAAAGTCCATGTCCATCCTGGACGCCTTCAAGCCTTCCGATGACGTGCTGCGCCAGGCGGTGCAGGGCATCTCCGACCTGATCACCCAGTCCGGCCTGATCAACGTCGACTTCGCCGACGTCAAGTCGATCATGAGCGAGCGCGGCATGGCCATGATGGGCATCGGTCTGGGCAACGGCGAGAACCGCGCCGTTGACGCGGCCCTCAAGGCCATCTCCAGTCCGCTCCTCGAAGACATCGACATCTCCGGCGCCAAGGGCGTCTTGGTCAACATCTCCGGTTCCTCCTCGATGACCATGGACGAGTTCGACGCCGCCAGCAAGGTGATCCACGAGAAGGTGCACGAGGACGCCAACATCATCGTCGGTCTGGTCATCGACGAGAACCTGGGCGAGACCATCAAGGTCACCGCCATTGCCACTGGCTTCGGCGACCGCTTCGACCTCGATAAGGGGCGTCACGAGATCAAGAACGTGAGCACCCTGGTGAAACCGCAGCCCGAGGTGAACCGCGAGATCCCAACCTACATCCGCGCCAAGCAGGAGCGCGAGGCCACCAGGCAGCAGCGCAGCTTCCTGATGGACGACGAGGATCAGTACGACATCCCGACCTTCCTGAGGAAGTCCGTCGACTAA
- a CDS encoding NADH:flavin oxidoreductase, giving the protein MKTLFDPITIAGMKLKNRFFRSATYDGFSDDKGHPTARLYKTYEDLAKGGVGTIITGLTSVSDAEQLESGQMSFRDDSFSAEYRTMTDAVHNHGAAIILQLAFLGSQCYSPAGDKTIWGPSAVKDVAFEKTPREMSREEIARMQEDFAMGALRAKQAGFDGVQLHMAHGYLLSRFLTPYYNRRSDEYGGSIENRGRALFETYCAVREKVGPAYPVLIKINSEDFIEQGMTFDECRFVCRRLVELGIDAIEVSGGYASSPPSAGPCRKEEGYFGSSAEHLAQELPVPVIAVGGNRDFDAMTEFIQHTGVTAASLSRPLIREPNLVERWQGGDRRRALCISCNRCFKLNGTACVFSAEA; this is encoded by the coding sequence ATGAAGACTCTGTTCGACCCGATCACCATTGCCGGAATGAAGCTGAAGAACCGTTTTTTTCGCTCAGCCACCTACGACGGATTCTCCGACGACAAGGGGCACCCCACTGCAAGACTCTACAAGACTTACGAGGATCTCGCTAAGGGGGGGGTGGGGACCATCATCACCGGTCTCACCTCGGTGAGCGATGCGGAGCAGTTGGAAAGCGGCCAGATGTCCTTCCGCGACGATTCTTTCAGCGCCGAGTACCGGACCATGACGGACGCCGTGCACAACCACGGAGCCGCAATTATCCTCCAACTCGCCTTTTTGGGGTCACAGTGCTACTCCCCTGCCGGGGACAAAACAATTTGGGGTCCCAGTGCCGTCAAAGATGTTGCCTTTGAGAAAACGCCACGGGAAATGAGCAGGGAGGAGATCGCCCGCATGCAGGAGGACTTCGCAATGGGGGCCCTGAGAGCGAAGCAGGCCGGATTCGACGGGGTTCAGCTGCACATGGCGCACGGGTATCTGCTGAGCCGGTTCTTGACTCCCTACTACAACCGCCGCAGCGACGAATACGGCGGCTCCATCGAGAACAGGGGGCGGGCGCTCTTCGAAACCTACTGCGCGGTACGCGAAAAGGTGGGACCGGCGTACCCAGTGCTGATCAAGATCAACAGCGAAGACTTTATTGAACAGGGGATGACCTTCGATGAGTGCCGGTTTGTCTGCAGAAGGCTCGTCGAACTGGGGATAGACGCCATTGAGGTCAGCGGAGGATATGCGTCGTCACCGCCGAGCGCGGGTCCCTGCCGAAAGGAAGAGGGGTACTTTGGCTCGTCTGCCGAGCACCTCGCACAGGAGCTCCCGGTTCCGGTGATCGCGGTTGGAGGAAACCGCGACTTCGACGCCATGACCGAATTTATCCAGCACACGGGGGTCACCGCAGCATCCCTGTCCCGGCCGCTGATCCGCGAGCCCAACCTGGTTGAACGCTGGCAAGGAGGAGACCGCCGTCGCGCGCTTTGCATTTCCTGCAACAGATGTTTCAAGCTGAACGGGACCGCTTGCGTGTTCAGCGCTGAAGCATAG
- a CDS encoding GAF domain-containing sensor histidine kinase, producing the protein MDEQPLYNSKIIRIFVSLLEKKYPQVDVPELLRYAEITPFELSDEGHWLTQRQVDRFHTRMTQMVGSDIAREGGRHAASAGAHGMMMKYTFGLIGPANTLLAIGKCSGHFSRSATYDATKLADNKVEITAVPHEGVEEQPYQCENRIGIFEAVVMLFNYEPPEIEHPECIFQGGECCRYIVSWNKKLYASVRSARNRLLPLALIVYALLQHFWQVGHLVEFLTSLAFFALGTSYFAQRLETREIETALAQVKESTEQVLAQMGVNYNNARMVNEVGQALSRQSGIDQVLDSVIQVIEKRLGYDRAVIMLADARKSRLTFRTGYGYTDAQRDALTNASFDLTATDGRGIFVTCFRNNQSRFVSDFTEVEHLHTPRSLVLSQELEARSFICCPIACDGEVFGILAVDNKKSQRPLMQSDLSLLTGIAPVIGMSLRNAISLERERRMSEQIRQSQKMESVGVLAGGIAHDFNNLLTGMMGFVALAQMNMKRDDPAQGYLEQVLNAAERAASLTQGLLAFSRKQVNHPEPVNLNQVIENLRKLLSRLVTFRITLQFDLWPEKLAVVADSSQIDQVITNLVNNARDAMPDGGTLTIGTGMMEMNDEWIDSRGYGRPGSYAVLTVSDTGTGIDEATRAHVLEPFFTTKEVGKGSGLGLAIVYGIVKQHDGYVEIDSTPGVGTTLNVYLPLLTGAAAAGIPDLTGADAQGEGGRPFNRPGNRPISP; encoded by the coding sequence ATGGATGAGCAGCCCCTCTACAACAGCAAAATCATCAGGATCTTCGTGAGCCTGCTGGAGAAGAAGTATCCGCAGGTGGACGTTCCGGAGCTGCTGCGCTACGCGGAAATCACCCCGTTTGAGCTGAGCGACGAAGGGCATTGGCTCACCCAGCGCCAGGTGGACCGCTTCCATACCCGCATGACGCAGATGGTGGGGAGTGACATCGCCAGGGAGGGGGGACGTCACGCGGCCTCGGCCGGCGCCCACGGCATGATGATGAAATACACCTTTGGCCTCATCGGCCCGGCCAACACGCTGCTCGCGATAGGGAAATGTTCCGGCCACTTCAGCAGGTCCGCGACCTACGATGCGACCAAACTGGCAGACAACAAGGTGGAGATCACCGCGGTCCCGCACGAGGGGGTGGAGGAACAGCCCTACCAGTGCGAGAACCGCATCGGCATCTTCGAGGCGGTGGTGATGCTGTTCAATTACGAGCCACCTGAGATCGAGCACCCGGAGTGCATCTTCCAGGGGGGGGAGTGCTGCCGCTACATCGTGTCCTGGAACAAGAAGCTGTACGCATCCGTGCGCAGCGCCAGGAACCGCCTTCTCCCGCTCGCCCTAATCGTCTATGCGCTGCTGCAGCACTTCTGGCAGGTGGGGCACCTGGTGGAATTCCTTACCAGCCTGGCCTTCTTCGCACTGGGGACTTCCTACTTCGCGCAGCGTCTGGAAACTCGCGAGATCGAGACCGCACTGGCCCAGGTGAAGGAATCGACCGAGCAGGTGCTCGCGCAGATGGGGGTCAACTACAACAACGCCCGGATGGTGAACGAGGTCGGTCAGGCCCTCAGCAGGCAGAGCGGGATCGACCAGGTGCTGGACAGCGTCATCCAGGTGATCGAGAAGCGGCTTGGGTACGACCGCGCCGTGATCATGCTGGCCGATGCCAGGAAATCGCGGCTGACCTTCCGCACCGGCTACGGTTATACCGACGCCCAACGCGACGCGCTGACCAACGCCTCCTTCGACCTCACCGCAACCGATGGCCGTGGCATCTTCGTCACCTGTTTCCGCAACAACCAGAGCAGATTCGTGAGCGACTTCACCGAGGTGGAGCACCTGCACACGCCGCGCAGCCTCGTGCTGTCGCAGGAACTGGAGGCGCGTTCCTTCATCTGTTGCCCCATCGCCTGCGACGGAGAGGTTTTCGGCATCCTGGCGGTCGACAACAAGAAATCGCAGCGCCCGCTGATGCAGAGCGATCTGAGCCTTTTAACCGGCATCGCTCCGGTCATCGGCATGAGCCTGCGTAACGCCATCTCCCTGGAGCGGGAGCGGCGCATGTCGGAGCAGATCCGGCAGTCACAGAAGATGGAATCGGTCGGAGTGCTCGCCGGCGGCATCGCCCACGACTTCAACAACCTGCTCACCGGTATGATGGGATTCGTCGCGCTTGCCCAGATGAACATGAAAAGGGACGACCCCGCACAGGGGTACCTGGAGCAGGTGTTGAACGCCGCGGAGCGGGCCGCCTCGCTGACCCAGGGGTTGCTCGCCTTCAGCAGGAAACAGGTCAACCATCCTGAACCGGTCAACCTGAACCAGGTGATCGAAAATCTGCGCAAGCTCCTGAGCCGGCTGGTGACTTTCAGGATCACGCTGCAGTTCGATCTATGGCCTGAGAAACTTGCGGTCGTCGCGGATTCCAGCCAGATCGACCAGGTGATCACCAACCTGGTCAACAACGCGCGGGACGCCATGCCCGACGGGGGGACGCTCACCATCGGCACCGGCATGATGGAGATGAACGACGAGTGGATCGATTCGCGGGGATACGGGAGGCCGGGGAGTTACGCCGTGCTCACGGTTTCAGACACCGGCACCGGTATCGATGAGGCGACCAGGGCCCACGTGCTGGAACCTTTCTTCACCACCAAGGAGGTCGGTAAGGGGAGTGGCCTGGGGCTTGCCATCGTGTACGGCATCGTCAAGCAGCACGACGGGTACGTCGAGATCGACAGCACTCCCGGAGTCGGCACCACCCTCAACGTCTACCTCCCGCTTCTCACCGGCGCGGCCGCGGCGGGAATTCCCGACCTTACCGGCGCCGACGCGCAGGGTGAGGGGGGGAGGCCCTTCAACCGTCCAGGAAACCGACCCATTTCACCCTGA
- a CDS encoding 4Fe-4S binding protein has protein sequence MKERIRDLALGWGVDDVGFASVCDYRSPNSPSIESLFPGARSMIVMAFRELAACESSSPQMAMSARLDLMEFSRSACYRMGRFVEGTLGSPAMTVPVGYPMDFNTPGKIGVGEVSLRHAAVAAGLGTFGRHNLVVHPRFGTRVIFTAILTKLELAPDVPVEINSCTDCGLCVSNCPAGALDDAGKTEVRKCLGKSQPFGMGANIAFWSRYGDATRDEQKAMLQSPEYLSLYQAGSIGYQYYCFRCFSVCPIGLRN, from the coding sequence ATGAAAGAACGCATACGCGATTTAGCCCTTGGGTGGGGTGTAGATGATGTTGGGTTCGCATCGGTCTGTGACTATCGCAGTCCCAACTCTCCTTCAATTGAGTCTCTGTTCCCCGGCGCCAGATCCATGATCGTCATGGCGTTTCGGGAACTCGCGGCATGCGAAAGCTCAAGCCCACAGATGGCAATGAGCGCCAGGCTCGATCTCATGGAATTTTCCCGTTCCGCCTGTTACCGTATGGGCCGCTTTGTGGAAGGTACGCTCGGCAGCCCCGCCATGACCGTTCCAGTCGGATATCCGATGGATTTCAACACCCCCGGAAAGATCGGAGTAGGTGAAGTGTCGTTGCGTCATGCTGCTGTCGCCGCGGGACTAGGCACCTTTGGCCGCCACAATTTGGTTGTTCATCCTCGCTTCGGGACCAGGGTGATTTTCACGGCAATACTTACCAAACTTGAACTTGCGCCGGATGTGCCCGTGGAAATCAATTCCTGCACCGACTGCGGACTGTGCGTGAGCAACTGCCCTGCAGGTGCACTCGACGATGCGGGAAAGACTGAAGTGCGGAAATGTCTAGGAAAGAGTCAGCCATTCGGAATGGGGGCCAATATCGCTTTCTGGTCCCGCTATGGTGATGCGACCCGCGACGAGCAGAAGGCGATGCTCCAGAGTCCGGAGTACTTAAGCCTGTACCAGGCAGGTTCCATTGGCTATCAATATTACTGCTTTCGCTGCTTCTCGGTGTGCCCGATTGGCCTCAGAAATTAA
- the lexA gene encoding transcriptional repressor LexA: MTPKQKRVLDFILAFVDHHGYQPSQMEIAQGCGFESLGTVQHYLRSLERHGHLARQANAKRGLQLAASTAGTLDRQKANPPSPPFAKGGTRTTPSRAKKGGGTAGAFGQGGNVSFLELPLVGIVAAGKPVHAFELADAIEVPSAMAGPGNVVYEVRGDSMVEMGIMDGDYVAVHPQSVAENGQTVIAEVNGSITIKKYLRKGNTIQLVPANSAMSPITVTEEDEFHIRGVLVGSMRFYRKWTGKSST, from the coding sequence ATGACGCCTAAACAGAAGAGGGTGCTTGATTTCATCCTGGCTTTCGTGGACCACCACGGCTACCAGCCTTCGCAGATGGAGATCGCGCAGGGGTGCGGCTTCGAGTCCCTGGGAACGGTGCAGCACTACCTCCGCTCGCTGGAACGACACGGGCACCTGGCGCGCCAGGCTAATGCCAAGCGGGGGCTGCAGTTGGCGGCATCGACTGCTGGGACGCTGGACAGACAAAAGGCAAATCCCCCCAGTCCCCCCTTCGCAAAGGGGGGAACGCGTACGACACCTTCACGTGCAAAAAAGGGGGGGGGTACGGCGGGGGCTTTTGGACAGGGGGGAAATGTAAGTTTCCTGGAACTGCCACTGGTGGGTATCGTGGCGGCGGGAAAGCCGGTGCACGCTTTTGAATTGGCGGACGCCATCGAGGTCCCCTCCGCCATGGCGGGGCCGGGGAACGTGGTCTACGAGGTACGCGGCGATTCAATGGTCGAGATGGGGATCATGGACGGCGATTACGTGGCGGTACACCCGCAGTCGGTCGCGGAAAACGGCCAGACGGTGATCGCGGAGGTGAACGGCTCGATAACCATCAAGAAGTACCTGCGCAAGGGAAATACCATCCAGCTTGTCCCCGCCAACTCGGCGATGAGCCCCATCACGGTTACCGAAGAGGACGAGTTTCATATCAGGGGAGTGTTGGTGGGCTCCATGAGGTTTTATCGCAAGTGGACCGGGAAATCCTCCACATAA
- a CDS encoding DNA polymerase Y family protein: MDREILHITVPAFPIALARVIHSQLRGRPVAVAPLNSERALLQSVSSEAAAEGVHVGTPIYHARRSCPSLIVIAPDPHLMARGSQALMELSAEFTPMVEPGAGRVFLDVTASRRLFGPARDVAARLEKSIAGELGLEAMAGTGGNKLVSRVAADTMREPGVYDVFHGAERPFLAPFPVSVLPGVGESRQTLLFRDLNLKLVQEVAALSVPQLRLAVGPFAPLLHDRACGIDRSPVQPPRMSTEIVEEGLLEQEENDDAILLSELLRLVEGCGLRLRRLRKGARKITLSVIYADGVTQQGKKVLPVPASLDLPLLAAVEELFFATCKRRQRVKSLRLSCDQVAEDAGQMDLFAVVPAQVSRKESDLQETLDLLREKHGKNAVRWGKGLAARREVTVASEAPPEWDPEQNKYMTVTKN, encoded by the coding sequence GTGGACCGGGAAATCCTCCACATAACCGTGCCCGCCTTTCCCATCGCGCTGGCACGGGTGATCCATTCGCAGTTGCGCGGTCGCCCCGTGGCGGTGGCCCCGCTCAACTCGGAGCGCGCCCTGCTGCAGTCGGTTTCATCGGAGGCTGCCGCCGAGGGGGTGCATGTGGGGACGCCGATTTATCACGCCCGCAGGTCCTGCCCGTCGCTCATCGTCATCGCGCCGGATCCGCACCTGATGGCCAGGGGGAGCCAGGCGCTCATGGAGCTCTCGGCGGAGTTCACCCCCATGGTCGAACCGGGGGCGGGACGGGTCTTCCTGGACGTGACGGCATCGAGAAGACTCTTCGGCCCGGCGCGCGACGTGGCGGCGCGCCTGGAGAAGTCCATCGCGGGCGAACTCGGGCTGGAGGCGATGGCCGGGACGGGGGGCAACAAGCTGGTGTCGCGGGTCGCGGCGGACACCATGCGGGAGCCGGGAGTATATGACGTCTTCCACGGCGCCGAGCGTCCTTTCCTGGCGCCGTTCCCGGTGTCGGTGTTGCCCGGCGTGGGGGAGTCGCGGCAGACGCTCCTCTTTCGTGATCTCAACCTGAAACTGGTGCAAGAGGTCGCGGCGCTCTCGGTACCGCAACTGCGGCTGGCCGTGGGGCCGTTCGCGCCCCTCTTGCACGACCGGGCCTGCGGCATCGACCGCTCTCCCGTGCAGCCGCCGCGCATGTCGACGGAGATCGTCGAGGAAGGGCTTTTGGAGCAGGAGGAGAACGACGACGCCATCTTGCTTTCGGAGCTGCTGCGGCTGGTGGAAGGATGCGGCCTGAGGTTGCGGCGTCTGCGCAAGGGGGCACGCAAGATCACGCTCTCGGTCATATACGCGGACGGCGTCACACAGCAGGGGAAGAAGGTGTTGCCGGTGCCGGCGTCGCTGGATCTGCCGCTGCTTGCGGCCGTGGAGGAGCTCTTCTTCGCCACCTGCAAGAGGCGTCAGCGGGTGAAGAGTCTGCGGCTGAGCTGTGACCAGGTGGCGGAGGATGCGGGGCAGATGGATCTCTTTGCGGTCGTGCCGGCGCAAGTGTCCAGGAAGGAGAGCGACCTGCAGGAGACGCTGGATCTCTTGCGGGAAAAGCACGGAAAAAACGCGGTGCGCTGGGGGAAGGGGCTCGCGGCGCGCCGTGAGGTCACGGTCGCCAGCGAGGCGCCGCCGGAATGGGATCCGGAGCAGAACAAGTACATGACGGTCACTAAAAACTAA